The Methanomicrobia archaeon genome segment CGTTTATCTCCACGTTCACATTCTTCAGAACCGCTTTGCCATCAAACACCTTAGACACGTCGATTAGTTTTATGAATGGCTCATTTTTCTTACCCATTTTCATACCCCCTCATCATTCGTATACTATTATCCCTTTTAGAAGCACCACATAATCTTAGCTTCTAATACAATATAAAAAGGGGCGTTTTGTAATTACCTGTGAGCTTCTCTTCCTTTGCTTTTAAAACGCCCTAAAGCTGCCTTTTCTTCTTTAATATGAGTATATCAGGCCTTGGCGGCGCTTTAGAGCCCGCAAACTCTTTTTTGCAGCGCTCGCATAATTCACGCGTCGTGAATACCACCACCTCTTCACTGCCCGGTAACTTCCGCGCATAAATGATCTCGGGCTTGACGCCTACTGACACGCTTATCTCCTCCAACAGCGCATTTATCTTCTCCATAAATACCTCGACTGCATCGACCTGCAAACCCCGTAAATCCGCCGCAAACCCAATACAGCCGCACGCCATTCCGAACACCTTCGCCTCCGGCACGAAAACGTTGCCCACCAGTTTCCTCAGCTCGCCTTCAAGCCTTTTCCTACCTTCTACTATCTCTTCTTTCACTTTAGTACCCTCAACACTTTCCCTGTTAGTTCATCACAATATCTGCATTCATCACATATCTTTTTGCATGTTTTCCACTGCTTTATGCTCCCGTTCAGGAGCTCGTTATCCACATGGAACGTGTATCTGAGTTCGGATGGACAATCAATGAGGTCAAGCAGGTTCCCCGTGAACGACCGCCGGGCATAAGCTTCCATGCAATGTATGATCCAATTCACAGCGTTCGCCCGCCCGGTGATCTTGAAGTTGTCAATGCCAAG includes the following:
- a CDS encoding DUF5402 family protein, with translation MKEEIVEGRKRLEGELRKLVGNVFVPEAKVFGMACGCIGFAADLRGLQVDAVEVFMEKINALLEEISVSVGVKPEIIYARKLPGSEEVVVFTTRELCERCKKEFAGSKAPPRPDILILKKKRQL